Proteins from a genomic interval of Marinifilum sp. JC120:
- a CDS encoding cobyric acid synthase, translating to MKSFNEQPLKEQLADIETEKRKYTHGGNLRKLAERAGCPSSDIVDFSANINPLGPPSWLQQEVGRALAEVDRYPDPECSELTLAACEKFSVWPTECVAGNGASELIAAIARVGGFKRAVIPVPCYVDYERSCKMAGLKTEHIPLDPQRGFAPDFDTLSSFLSVSPALVFLAQPNNPTGTAFDPAELKALARKHPDSRFVIDESFADFVPGLERLAGQRPSNVITIVSMTKFYAIPGLRLGLAFAAPDIIMEIKNVLPCWSVNILAQKVGLRCLRDEEYERNTIETTTRLREELARGILEVPGIRALSSQANFMLCQVQRVGMDASGLIEHLIKNRVAVRHCDNFDGLDSTYFRIAVRTEEENRVLLDGLRSFTGMEVSAPKPEKTPALMIQGTCSNAGKSILAAAFCRILLQDGYNVAPFKAQNMSLNSFVTEDGQEMGRAQVTQAAACKLAPDVRMNPVLLKPGSDIGSQVIVMGKPVGNMKVQKYVQYKPTAFDAVKEAYDSLSADADVMVIEGAGSPAEINLKQHDIVNMAMAKYAEAKVLITGDIDRGGVFASLAGTMDLLEPKERELVCGFLLNKFRGDASLLTPALDFTLNHTGKPVLGTIPFIGNLGLPDEDSVSFKEDLRKSGSEGKRKDCVDVVCIDLPRISNFTDIDSLKGEPDVNLRVVDRPEDLGKPDAIILPGSKSTLSDLAHLRESGLADAVKGLRDKTVIVGICGGFQMLGQFISDPDEIESGGSAEGLGLLPLQTTLAPEKTLTRTRGIHSQSKQEVVGYEIHHGKTEPLLPTVRAAIVPQGITGGVPVSKALGFGAKSGLIWGTYLHGIFDADEFRRWFVDSLRERKGLPKLGRVQSVFNMEESLDRLASVVRENVDMNTVYTALGLKK from the coding sequence ATGAAGTCTTTTAATGAGCAGCCCTTAAAAGAACAACTTGCTGATATAGAAACTGAAAAAAGAAAATATACCCACGGCGGGAATTTGCGTAAGCTGGCGGAACGGGCCGGATGTCCTTCTTCGGATATCGTGGATTTTTCAGCTAATATCAACCCGTTGGGGCCTCCTTCATGGTTGCAGCAGGAAGTGGGAAGGGCTCTGGCTGAAGTTGACCGTTATCCTGACCCGGAATGTTCGGAGTTAACCCTCGCGGCTTGTGAGAAATTTTCGGTCTGGCCTACGGAATGTGTGGCCGGGAACGGGGCTTCTGAACTTATTGCAGCCATTGCCCGTGTGGGTGGCTTCAAGCGGGCGGTGATTCCGGTTCCCTGTTATGTGGATTACGAAAGATCCTGCAAAATGGCCGGATTGAAGACTGAGCATATCCCCCTTGATCCGCAGCGCGGATTTGCCCCGGACTTTGATACCCTCTCATCTTTTCTCTCCGTATCTCCGGCACTGGTCTTTCTGGCTCAGCCTAACAATCCCACCGGGACTGCTTTTGATCCGGCGGAGCTGAAGGCTCTGGCCCGCAAGCATCCTGATTCCCGTTTTGTTATTGATGAATCCTTTGCTGATTTTGTTCCGGGTCTTGAGAGATTGGCCGGACAACGTCCTTCCAACGTGATCACCATTGTTTCCATGACCAAATTTTACGCCATCCCCGGTTTGCGGTTGGGGCTGGCCTTTGCCGCACCGGATATCATCATGGAGATCAAGAATGTGCTGCCTTGCTGGTCGGTGAATATTCTGGCCCAGAAGGTGGGGCTGCGCTGTCTGCGTGATGAGGAGTACGAGCGCAATACCATTGAAACCACTACCCGGTTGCGCGAAGAATTGGCACGGGGAATTTTGGAAGTTCCCGGTATCCGGGCCTTGTCTTCGCAGGCCAACTTCATGCTTTGTCAGGTGCAGCGGGTGGGTATGGATGCTTCCGGGCTGATTGAGCATCTTATCAAAAACAGGGTGGCGGTGCGTCATTGCGATAATTTCGACGGGCTGGATTCCACTTATTTTCGCATTGCAGTGCGTACGGAAGAAGAGAATCGGGTACTCCTTGACGGACTTCGTTCTTTTACCGGTATGGAGGTTTCCGCACCCAAGCCGGAAAAGACTCCGGCCCTGATGATTCAAGGCACCTGCTCTAATGCCGGGAAGTCCATACTTGCGGCAGCTTTTTGTCGTATCCTTTTGCAGGACGGTTATAACGTGGCACCGTTCAAGGCCCAGAATATGTCGCTTAATTCGTTCGTAACTGAAGACGGTCAGGAGATGGGCAGGGCGCAGGTGACTCAAGCCGCTGCCTGCAAGCTGGCCCCGGATGTGCGCATGAATCCGGTGCTGCTTAAACCGGGTAGTGACATCGGCTCGCAGGTCATTGTTATGGGCAAGCCGGTGGGTAATATGAAGGTCCAAAAGTATGTGCAGTACAAACCCACGGCCTTTGATGCGGTCAAGGAGGCCTACGATTCCCTGAGTGCGGATGCAGATGTCATGGTCATTGAAGGTGCGGGCAGTCCGGCAGAGATCAATCTCAAGCAGCACGACATCGTAAACATGGCTATGGCTAAGTATGCCGAGGCTAAAGTTCTAATTACCGGGGATATTGACCGGGGCGGGGTTTTCGCCTCCCTTGCCGGGACTATGGATCTTCTTGAACCTAAAGAACGTGAGTTGGTTTGCGGATTCTTGCTTAATAAATTTCGCGGGGATGCATCGCTTTTGACCCCGGCCCTTGATTTCACTCTCAACCATACCGGAAAGCCCGTGCTGGGAACTATCCCCTTTATAGGCAATCTCGGGTTGCCGGATGAAGATTCTGTTTCTTTTAAGGAAGATTTGAGGAAGTCCGGTTCAGAGGGTAAGCGTAAGGACTGCGTGGACGTGGTTTGTATTGACCTGCCGCGTATTTCAAACTTTACGGATATTGATTCCCTTAAAGGTGAACCTGACGTGAATCTGCGGGTGGTGGATAGGCCTGAAGATCTCGGTAAACCGGACGCTATCATCCTGCCGGGTAGTAAATCCACTTTGTCGGATCTTGCTCATTTGCGGGAGAGCGGGTTGGCTGATGCTGTGAAGGGGCTTCGTGATAAAACAGTAATCGTTGGAATCTGTGGCGGTTTCCAGATGCTGGGCCAGTTCATCAGCGACCCGGATGAGATAGAATCCGGTGGTTCTGCCGAAGGTTTGGGACTTCTTCCATTGCAGACCACCCTTGCCCCGGAAAAGACCCTGACCCGGACAAGAGGTATACATTCCCAGAGTAAGCAGGAAGTGGTGGGCTATGAAATCCATCACGGCAAGACCGAGCCGCTGTTGCCCACAGTGCGGGCGGCCATTGTTCCGCAGGGCATTACCGGAGGCGTACCGGTTTCTAAAGCGTTAGGGTTCGGAGCCAAGTCCGGTTTGATCTGGGGAACTTATCTGCACGGTATTTTTGATGCCGATGAATTTCGGCGTTGGTTTGTGGATTCCCTGCGAGAGCGCAAGGGACTGCCCAAATTAGGCCGGGTGCAGTCGGTTTTTAATATGGAAGAGAGTCTTGACCGCCTTGCTTCCGTGGTCCGTGAAAATGTGGATATGAATACGGTCTATACTGCTTTGGGGCTGAAAAAATAA
- a CDS encoding class I SAM-dependent methyltransferase, whose product MKPVMNACIVQQELWNQVFSESECYFGEQPSALAQKSLELFRENDVCSVLETGCGQGRDTFLFAGDGLKVTALDYSSRAVDEITAKASSSSLTSYVDPRCFDIRKPLPFESESFDACYSHMLMCMELTMAEISCALSELHRVLKPGGLAVYSVRSIFDRHYRAGEHLGENLYEVGKFAVHFFSEDKLKGLASGFKIKSIERVEEGALPRDLFCIVMEKCSTRYAPTFESCSYGKRRADKVPFSRNRAHYHCPGGT is encoded by the coding sequence ATGAAGCCGGTAATGAATGCTTGTATTGTGCAACAGGAACTTTGGAATCAAGTTTTTTCAGAGTCCGAGTGCTATTTCGGGGAACAGCCAAGTGCGCTTGCGCAAAAGTCGCTTGAGCTTTTCCGTGAAAATGATGTCTGTTCCGTGCTTGAGACCGGATGCGGTCAAGGGCGCGATACGTTTCTTTTTGCCGGAGACGGATTAAAAGTTACAGCTCTTGATTATTCCAGCCGAGCTGTTGACGAGATTACCGCCAAAGCCTCATCTTCCTCACTCACTTCCTACGTTGATCCTCGCTGCTTCGATATTCGCAAACCGCTTCCTTTTGAATCTGAATCTTTTGATGCCTGTTACTCTCACATGCTGATGTGTATGGAGTTGACCATGGCTGAAATTTCCTGCGCCCTGAGTGAATTACACAGGGTCCTCAAGCCTGGCGGCCTTGCTGTTTATTCAGTACGTTCTATTTTTGACCGCCATTACCGTGCCGGGGAACATCTGGGCGAGAATCTCTATGAGGTAGGAAAGTTTGCGGTCCATTTTTTCAGTGAGGATAAACTGAAAGGGCTTGCTAGCGGTTTTAAAATCAAATCCATTGAGCGGGTCGAAGAAGGGGCACTGCCGCGTGATCTCTTTTGTATTGTGATGGAGAAATGCTCCACCCGTTACGCGCCTACCTTTGAATCATGTTCCTATGGAAAAAGGCGTGCTGATAAGGTGCCGTTTTCCCGTAACCGGGCGCACTATCATTGCCCCGGCGGTACATGA
- a CDS encoding cupin domain-containing protein: MKYQAINFKDKLSKFQEYWSPRVIAEMNDYQFKLVKLKGEFVWHDHKDTDETFMVIEGELDILFRDGKVTLNAGEMYVIPKNVEHKPVAAEECKVMLIEPRGVVNTGDAKDGEFTAENDVWV, from the coding sequence ATGAAGTATCAAGCCATCAATTTCAAGGACAAACTTTCTAAATTCCAAGAATATTGGTCCCCGCGCGTAATCGCGGAAATGAACGATTATCAATTCAAGCTGGTCAAGCTGAAAGGTGAATTCGTCTGGCACGACCACAAAGATACGGACGAAACCTTCATGGTCATTGAAGGGGAACTGGATATCCTCTTCCGGGACGGAAAAGTAACCCTAAACGCAGGTGAAATGTACGTGATCCCCAAAAATGTTGAGCACAAGCCCGTTGCAGCAGAAGAGTGCAAAGTCATGCTCATAGAACCGCGCGGGGTTGTTAACACCGGGGATGCGAAAGACGGGGAATTTACTGCTGAGAATGATGTTTGGGTTTAA
- a CDS encoding DUF4911 domain-containing protein, translating into MARRKRKPRPRPLPPPPENSSRMYIQIAPSDIAIFRFLMEAVDNLALFTIADRFKGILMLRYSPHQEREFRQFMNGLKQEIDIKFLPNPSGSA; encoded by the coding sequence ATGGCCCGTAGAAAAAGAAAACCGCGTCCGCGTCCCCTGCCACCGCCGCCGGAGAATTCCAGCCGCATGTATATTCAGATTGCACCTTCTGATATTGCAATCTTCCGGTTTCTTATGGAAGCTGTAGATAACCTTGCCCTTTTCACTATTGCTGACCGCTTCAAGGGAATCCTCATGCTGCGCTACAGTCCGCATCAGGAAAGGGAATTCCGCCAGTTCATGAATGGATTGAAACAGGAAATTGACATCAAATTTCTGCCCAATCCCTCTGGGTCAGCATAA
- a CDS encoding isoprenylcysteine carboxylmethyltransferase family protein — MEERKMSVFGVGLKIFRPTIIYGLAALIITLIFPRFFLMTFLPSAAFNILGGMLLGIGIAFLFISGVTVKKAVAEQRLETTGTFAIVRNPLYFAWIAFIFTGSAIATQAWLLFGMCFVAYYKFLHHIPEEEAVLEEIFGKEYMDYKKKVPSIVPNLKELL, encoded by the coding sequence ATGGAAGAACGCAAAATGAGTGTTTTCGGAGTCGGCTTGAAAATCTTCAGGCCCACAATTATCTACGGCCTTGCGGCATTGATCATTACCCTGATTTTTCCCAGATTTTTCTTAATGACCTTTCTACCCAGTGCGGCGTTCAATATTTTGGGCGGCATGCTTCTGGGAATCGGAATCGCTTTTCTTTTCATATCCGGGGTAACAGTCAAAAAAGCAGTAGCCGAACAAAGACTGGAAACCACCGGTACTTTCGCCATAGTTCGCAACCCGCTCTATTTCGCATGGATTGCCTTCATCTTCACCGGAAGCGCCATAGCAACTCAGGCGTGGCTGCTTTTTGGAATGTGCTTTGTGGCCTACTACAAATTCCTACACCATATCCCGGAAGAAGAAGCCGTTCTGGAAGAAATATTCGGCAAGGAATACATGGACTACAAAAAGAAAGTTCCTTCAATTGTGCCGAACCTGAAAGAACTGCTCTAG
- a CDS encoding aminopeptidase P family protein: MTISTATYEQRRENVRRRLKDRGHPPLLVSFAANRYYLSGFELHDPQCNETAGWLVIDPDGRDFLLTDPRYHDAARKVWKEEDIFIYSGRKFDALRDFFKSNNLKKISYDPKSINIFEHEKLTELCELKPVSGLVEDLRLIKDEDEIKLMEESCALNHKVYELLEPKLVPGRTEAEISWDVEQLFRNNGASELAFPSIVGIGPNAALPHAIPGNDKLEDGSLVLIDMGGRLNDYCSDQTRTFWVGDTPSDRFLTVRDQVQEAQMEAIKVLRPGLPIQHAYHTAKAVFEKYGVEKYFTHSLGHGIGLETHEPPSVSPIASGELKPGMIITIEPGLYYSDWGGIRWEYMVLITEDGYKIL; encoded by the coding sequence ATGACAATTTCCACCGCCACTTATGAACAACGGCGGGAGAATGTTCGCAGACGGCTCAAAGACCGCGGACACCCTCCTCTTCTGGTCAGCTTCGCAGCCAACCGCTACTACCTCAGCGGCTTTGAACTTCACGATCCCCAGTGCAATGAAACAGCTGGCTGGCTGGTCATTGATCCTGATGGGCGAGATTTTCTGCTCACTGATCCCCGTTACCACGATGCAGCCCGCAAGGTCTGGAAAGAAGAAGATATTTTCATTTATTCCGGGCGAAAATTCGACGCCCTGCGCGATTTTTTTAAATCCAATAACCTCAAAAAAATTTCATACGATCCCAAATCCATTAATATCTTTGAACATGAAAAGCTCACCGAGCTTTGTGAACTGAAACCGGTTTCCGGGCTGGTGGAAGATCTGCGTCTGATAAAAGATGAAGACGAAATAAAACTTATGGAAGAATCCTGCGCCCTGAACCACAAGGTTTACGAGCTGCTTGAGCCGAAGCTTGTTCCCGGTCGCACTGAAGCTGAAATTTCTTGGGATGTTGAACAACTTTTCCGCAACAACGGCGCATCCGAACTGGCCTTTCCTTCTATTGTAGGTATCGGCCCTAACGCAGCTCTGCCCCACGCCATCCCCGGCAATGACAAGCTCGAGGACGGATCTCTGGTGCTCATCGACATGGGCGGACGCTTAAACGATTACTGCTCCGACCAGACCCGCACTTTCTGGGTAGGTGACACTCCCTCGGACCGTTTTCTCACTGTCCGCGATCAGGTTCAGGAAGCGCAGATGGAAGCCATCAAAGTATTGCGTCCCGGCCTGCCCATTCAGCATGCCTATCACACAGCCAAGGCTGTTTTTGAAAAATACGGGGTCGAAAAGTACTTTACCCATTCGCTCGGACACGGTATCGGCCTTGAAACACATGAGCCGCCCAGTGTAAGCCCCATTGCTTCAGGTGAACTGAAGCCGGGCATGATCATCACCATCGAGCCCGGTCTCTACTACTCCGATTGGGGCGGTATCCGCTGGGAATACATGGTGCTCATCACTGAAGACGGATATAAGATACTTTAG
- a CDS encoding ATP-binding protein produces the protein MIAQVSCAALMGIDAFKVDLEVDLTRQGMPAFTMVGLAEGAVKESKERVFSALKNSGYRIPPSRITVNLAPADIRKAGSAYDLPLATSLLGAAGVIEQSALEGWFLAGELSLSGGVKPVHGVLPLAIEARRKGAKGLIVSPENVNEAAVVEGLSVYGVPTLSQLVNFLIGEENLEPATVDTDLLWSGRESFGLDFSEVKGQEHAKRAIEIGAAGNHNLLFVGPPGSGKTMLARRIPTVLPPLVFEEALEVTKIYSVSGQLERDKSLMVTRPFRAPHHTISDAGLIGGGAYPRPGEVSLAHRGVLFLDELAEFKKNVLEVLRQPLEGGEVTISRAAMSLSYPADFMLVAAMNPCPCGYLTDERHACTCSAQAVNRYRSKLSGPLLDRIDLQIEVPAVEYKDLRDSSGLDSASMRANIERVREIQTERYKGMSILTNSELSGSSLEKFCKISEAEHSFLEQAVRSLGLSARAYTRILRISRTIADLAGAEMIQVQHLAEAINYRSMDRQS, from the coding sequence ATGATAGCACAAGTTTCCTGCGCCGCCCTCATGGGTATTGATGCATTTAAAGTTGACCTGGAAGTTGATTTGACCCGGCAGGGCATGCCCGCATTTACTATGGTCGGTCTTGCCGAGGGCGCGGTCAAGGAGAGTAAAGAGCGTGTTTTTTCTGCGCTCAAGAATAGCGGTTACCGCATCCCGCCTTCACGCATCACTGTAAATCTTGCTCCGGCGGACATCCGTAAGGCCGGATCTGCATATGATTTGCCTTTGGCGACGTCATTGCTTGGGGCTGCCGGAGTAATTGAGCAGTCCGCGCTTGAAGGCTGGTTTTTGGCCGGGGAACTTTCTCTTTCCGGCGGGGTAAAGCCTGTGCACGGAGTTCTGCCTTTGGCTATCGAGGCTAGGCGCAAGGGCGCGAAGGGATTGATTGTCAGTCCTGAAAACGTCAATGAAGCCGCAGTGGTGGAAGGACTTTCGGTGTACGGGGTGCCGACCCTTTCGCAATTGGTAAATTTTCTTATTGGTGAGGAGAATCTTGAACCTGCCACTGTTGATACTGACTTGCTCTGGTCTGGACGGGAATCATTCGGTCTGGATTTTTCCGAGGTCAAAGGGCAGGAGCATGCCAAGCGGGCCATTGAGATTGGCGCAGCAGGTAACCATAATCTACTTTTTGTAGGTCCTCCGGGCAGCGGCAAGACCATGCTGGCCCGGCGTATTCCCACGGTGCTTCCTCCGCTGGTTTTTGAGGAAGCATTGGAGGTGACTAAGATCTATAGTGTTTCTGGTCAGCTTGAGCGTGATAAATCGCTCATGGTCACCCGTCCGTTTCGCGCTCCGCATCATACTATTTCCGATGCCGGACTGATCGGAGGCGGTGCTTACCCTAGGCCCGGTGAGGTTTCTCTTGCTCATCGCGGGGTTCTATTTCTTGATGAGTTGGCGGAGTTTAAGAAAAATGTGCTCGAAGTTCTGCGGCAGCCTCTTGAAGGTGGGGAAGTTACCATTTCCCGCGCAGCCATGTCTCTTTCATATCCAGCGGATTTTATGTTGGTTGCGGCTATGAACCCATGTCCCTGCGGCTATCTTACTGATGAACGGCACGCCTGCACCTGTTCCGCGCAAGCGGTTAACCGTTATCGTTCCAAGCTTTCCGGTCCGTTGCTGGATCGTATTGACCTTCAGATTGAAGTTCCGGCGGTGGAATATAAGGATCTGCGTGATTCCTCCGGGCTTGATTCCGCTTCCATGCGTGCAAACATTGAGCGGGTGCGGGAAATTCAGACTGAGCGTTACAAGGGCATGAGTATTCTGACCAACAGCGAGCTTTCCGGTTCATCGCTGGAGAAATTTTGCAAGATAAGTGAAGCAGAGCATAGCTTTTTAGAACAGGCTGTGCGCAGTTTGGGACTTTCCGCGCGGGCATATACTCGAATTTTACGTATTTCGCGAACCATCGCCGATCTTGCCGGTGCGGAGATGATTCAGGTTCAGCATCTGGCTGAAGCTATCAATTACCGAAGTATGGATAGGCAGAGCTGA
- a CDS encoding TetR/AcrR family transcriptional regulator translates to MTRAPIQKRSKEKKRRIIVAGMKLFSEKGFHGTGVTEIANAAKVSVGSFYSYFKDKNDLLDQVSEAYAASITKGVYGNFAQNAPYNKKTREITAYIIDTAKQAHTLSTELHREMLALKNREAHMAQLDRSIVKSLQDGITEILLRCEENTRIKDINLGARLVSGAIEETMHRCYLEGEEPDLNQTFTELTDMCHVYLFKKE, encoded by the coding sequence ATGACCAGAGCACCGATCCAGAAAAGAAGCAAAGAAAAGAAAAGGCGGATCATTGTTGCCGGAATGAAACTATTTTCCGAGAAGGGATTCCACGGGACAGGAGTCACCGAAATAGCAAACGCAGCCAAAGTATCAGTGGGTTCATTTTACAGCTACTTCAAAGACAAAAATGACCTTCTGGATCAGGTCAGTGAAGCATATGCAGCCAGCATAACCAAAGGGGTGTACGGAAATTTTGCCCAAAACGCTCCATATAATAAAAAAACCCGTGAAATCACAGCATACATAATCGATACGGCCAAACAAGCCCACACTCTCTCAACAGAACTACACCGCGAAATGCTGGCCCTGAAAAACAGGGAAGCTCACATGGCTCAATTGGACCGCAGCATAGTTAAATCCTTGCAGGACGGAATAACGGAAATTCTGTTAAGGTGCGAAGAAAATACAAGGATCAAAGACATTAACCTCGGGGCAAGGCTGGTCAGCGGAGCCATAGAGGAAACTATGCATCGTTGTTATTTGGAGGGGGAAGAACCGGACTTGAATCAAACTTTTACCGAACTTACAGACATGTGCCACGTATATCTATTCAAAAAAGAATAA